TCTGACGTCCTCGCCAAGCTGGCCTTTCTGAACCGCCAGAGCCAGTGTGCTGGGCGCTGCTCCCCACCCCGCTGCTGGACGCCCAGTGAGCCCGAATCCGTGCACCAGGCCCCTGACACCCAGAGCATCTCCCACTTCCTGCACCGTGTGCAAGGCTTCCGGCGGCGTGGTGGCAAAGCGGGTGGTTTTGGTGGCCGGGGTGGTGGCCATGCCGCCAAGGCTGCCCGATGCTCCTTCAGTGACTTCTTCGAGGGCATCGGCAAGAAGAAGAAAGTGGTGGCCGTGGCAGCCACTGGGATCGGGGGTCCCGGCCTCACTGAGTTGGGACACCCCCGTAAACGGGGCCGGGGGGAGGTGGATGCCTTGACTGGGAAGCCCAAGCGCAAGAGGCGGTCCCGGAAAAATGGGGCTCTATTCCCCGAGCAGGTGACCGGTGGCCCAGGCTTCGGGGAGGCAGGGGTTGAGTGGCCTGGGGACAAGGCTGGTGGCTGGGCCTCTCACCATGGGCACCCAGGCGGGCAAGCTGGCCGAAACTGTGGGTTCCAAGGGACTGAAACCAGGGCCTTTGCCTCCACTGGACTGGAGAGTGGGGTTCCTGGCCGCAGCAGCTACTACGGCACGAGTGCCCCATCGGGCCAAGCCGAGCTCAGCCAAGAGCGCCAGAGCCTCTTTACCGGCTACTTCCGCTCTCTGCTCGATTCGGACGACTCCTCCGACCTCCTGGACTTTGCCCTCTCAGCCTCTCGCCCCGAGTCCCGGAAAACATCAGGCAACTACACAGGGCCCCCCACTAGTGCCCTGCCCACACAGCGGGGCCTGCCCACTTTCCCGAGCCGCGGAGCCAAAGTCAGCCCCGTGGCTGTGGGCAGTAGTGGGGCAGGGACAGAGCCCTCATTCCAGCCTGTTCTGCCCACTCGCCAGACTTTCCCACCGGGCCGGGCTGCGAGCTATGGAATCACTCCGGCCACGTCAGACTGCCGGGCAGCAGAAACCTTCCCGAAGCTGGTTCCCCCACCTTCAGCTGTGGCCCGCTCACCCACCACCCACCCGCCTGCCAGCACCTACCCTCCCCAGTACAGTGGTTACGGGGCTGGACAAAGCGTATTTGCCCCAGCTAAGCCCTTTTCGGGCCAGGACTGTGCTAACAGCAAAGACTGCAGCTTTGCCTATGGCAGTGGCAACAGCTTGCccgcctcacccagcagtgcccacAGCGCTGGCTATGCCCCACCTCCTACTGGTGGCCCTTGCCTGCCACCAAGCAAGGCCTCCTTCTTCAACAGCTCTGAGGGGACTCCTTTCTCTGGTTCAGCCCCCACACCCCTGCGCTGTGACAGCCGGGCCAGCACCGTCTCCCCTGGTGGCTACATGGTGCCCAAGGGCACCACGGCCTCTGCCACCTCTGccgcctcctcttcctcctcctccttccagcCCTCTCCTGAGAACTGTCGGCAGTTTGTGGGGGCTTCTCAGTGGCCTTTCCGGCAGGGCTATGGAGGCCTGGACTGGGCCTCAGAGGCCTTCAGTCAGCTCTACAATCCCGGGTTCGACTGCCACGTCAGTGAGCCCAATGTGATTCTGGATATCTCCAACTACACACCGCAGAAGGTGAAGCAGCAGACAGCTGTGTCCGAGACCTTCTCCGAGTCCTCCTCCGACAGCACCCAGTTCAATCAGCCCGTCGGTGGTGGCTTTCGGCGTGCCAACAGCGAGGCCTCAAGCAGTGAAGGCCAGTCGAGCCTGTCTAGCTTAGAGAAACTGATGATGGACTGGAATGAGGCATCATCCGCCCCTGGCTATAACTGGAATCAGAGCGTCCTCTTCCAGAGCAGCTCCAAGCCAGGCCGGGGACGACGGAAGAAGGTGGACCTGTTCGAGGCCTCCCACCTGGGATTCCCATCAGCCACCTCAGCCACTGCCTCGGGTTACCCCTCCAAACGGAGCACTGGGCCCCGGCAGCCTCGGGGTGGCCGGGGCGGCGGGGCCTGCTCAGCCAAGAAGGAACGGGGTGGCGCGGCCGCCAAAGCTAAGTTTATCCCCAAACCCCAGCCGGTGAATCCGCTGTTCCAGGACAGCCCCGACCTCGGCCTGGACTACTACAGCGGGGACAGCAGCATGTCGCCACTCCCCTCGCAGTCAAGGGCCTTTGGCGTGGGGGAGCGAGACCCCTGTGACTTCATGGGACCCTACTCCATGAACCCATCAACACCGTCCGACGGCACCTTTGGCCAAGGTTTCCACTGCGACTCGCCCAGTTTGGGTGCCCCTGAACTAGATGGCAAGCATTTCCCGCCACTGGCCCACCCACCCACCGTGTTCGATGCTGGCCTGCAGAAGGCCTACTCACCCACCTGCTCGCCCACACTGGGCTTCAAGGAAGAACTGCGGCCGCCACCCACCAAACTCTCAGCCTGTGAGCCCCTTAAGCACGGACTCACAGGCGCCAGTCTAGGCCACGCAGCCCAGGCCCACTTGAGCTGCCGGGACTTGCCCCTGGGCCAACCCCACTACGACTCCCCCAGCTGCAAGGGCACAGCCTACTGGTACCCACCGGGCTCCGCTGCCCGCAGCCCACCCTATGAAGGCAAGGTGGGGACAGGGCTATTGGCTGACTTCTTGGGCAGGACGGAGGCCACGTGCCTCAGTGCCCCACATTTGGCCAGCCCACCAGCCACACCCAAGGCAGACAAAGAGCCACTGGAGATGGCTCGGCTGCCTGGCCCGCCCCGGGGCCCTGCCGTTGCCACTGCTGGCTATGGCTGCCCACTCCTTAGTGACTTGACGCTGTCCCCAGTTCCAAGGGACTCGCTGCTGCCCCTGCAGGATACCGCCTACAGGTATCCAGGTTTCATGCCGCAGGCGCATCCCGGCCTTGGTGGGGGCCCCAAGAGCGGCTTCCTGGGGCCCATGGCGGAACCTCATCCTGAGGACACATTCACCGTCACCTCCCTGTAGTGCCAACTGAAGTGCCGACTGGACCTCGAGGTTTTGTTCCTGGGTGAGTCTGGACACATGGTTGCTGGTGGCAGGGAGCTGGGAGGGCAGAGGCCATTTGAGTCTGAGCAAGGGGAAGAGGaatcagagagaaagaggaagatttCAGGACAACATGGGCCCTGATAAGGCATTGAGAGTCTGGAATGAGATTGGGAAGAGAAGGGGCACTTGGATGGGAACTCTATTGAAATGGTAGGAGGACCAGAGACTGGATGGGGAAGCCATCAAGGTAGGTTCATCAAGCACATGTCCCCAGACTGaaacaggtaggatgtttgccatgcacatggcagacttaagttctattcccagcaccacatctgattctccaagtccaccaggagtaattcctaagtggaCAGCCCtgaataatccctgatcacaggcagatgtggccccaaaacaacaacaaatgtccCCTCATCTGTGCTAGGTCCTAGGCGGGCACTTCTCATTACCTGATGAAACTCTTTATATTTGACCTTAGGATGAAGGCCTCTTAGGCAAGTTGAGAAAGGATCAAGTTAGACAGTCATCTACTCAGGTCCAGCCTTTTGCTCAAAACTTGCTTGCTTTAGTGTAGAATGCAGTCTGGCAGGGGCCAGGCAGAGGGTGTGGCCCTGTATTGTGGTGCACTCCACAGTGACACTAAAAATGGCCCGAAGGAGCCTTTTTGGTTTCTTTCAGGTCCTACCTCCCAAAAAGAGAGCTGTGGAAGGCATCTTTGCCCTGAGGtagactcagtgctcaggagtttctgcTGTGCTGGGGAAGCTGCAGCCAGTAGGCTTGTCACCTCTTCTGCCTAAGGAAAAATGCATACAGACCTTTGCCTGAAACCAAGTGCTTTTACCAAGAGTTTAGTTAGATCTCATTAGGAATTTGGACCATTTCTCTCAGACACTATGGCTTCATTAACTGGAGTCATTGTTTTAGTCTTCTCGAAGTTTTGTGCTTGGGAACCAGGCACACAGGGCAAGTGGACacacttgcatgcagaagaccccaCTCTATTCCCACTACTAACTCATTCTTCAAGCATTGgtgggacccctgagcaccaagcctgAGCTAGACATgaatatcactggatgtggcccaaaaatgacaagagagaggctagagcaatattgcagcggtaggccatttgccttgcacactgctgacccaggatagaccttgattcaatccccagtgtcccacatggtcccccaagccaggaatgatttctgagcacatagccaggagtatcccctcagtgtcacccagtgtggccccccaaaaaaaaaatgacaagagaAATAGATAAACTGATTTTCACTGAAATTTaaagttttgggggccagagtgatagttttacaagtagggcatttgccttgcatgtggctgagctggATTCtatcccaagcatctcatatggttccctgagcctgccaggagtgattacttttttgttttgttttgtttttattttgggaccacattccttgatgctcagagattactcctggccatgcagtcagaaatcactcctggcttggggtccatatgggacgccgggggatcaaactgtggtccgtcctaggctagcgcttgcaaggcagacaccttacagcttgcggCACCACTCGacccctgttttgttttatttctttttgttttggggtcacacccggcagtgctcaggggttactcctggctctatgctcagaaatcgctcctggcaggctcaggggaccatatgagatgctggggatcgaacctgggtcagtcccgggtcggcagtgtacaagacaaactattgctccagcctgagtcCTGAGCCAGAAGAACATCTAGCATGAAAAGACACTATCGACAGAGTGaaagaaaggctggagagatagtatagtaggtagggcgcttgccttgcatgaggccaacctgggttcaattcctggaatcccatatagtcaccttgagcatccccaggagtaattactaagttgcagagccaggagtaactcctgaacatcactgtgtatggcaaaagaaaaaatggaaaggcAATCCATGAAATGGGAAATATATTCACAAATCATTGACTATTAATATTCAGATTATAGAAGGAACTCCCACGAAGTAAGCTAGGTCAGAGAGAAAGCTTAATAGCCAGAGTGCACATTCTGCATGCAGGAACTTTAAGTTCAGTGCTCTgtactgcatggtccccaaacTACGGCTGGAGTAACTCTTGAACCCCAGAATTGAATGGGGGGACAAATGGTTAATAACCACATAAAAAGATGTTCAGTGttactaattatcaggaaaaCACAAAGTTGAATCCGCAGTGAGGGATCAGAGACATAACTCAAAGGCTCCGCTCATACTTTGCGTGTGAAGGTACCCAAGTTTGGTTCTTAGCACCCcagggtccactgagcactgccaggtacagccctcagcagagacaggagtagcccctgaacaccactgtgtgtgacaccccacccccaaagaataGACAAGTCAAGATCTTGTCCTTAAAATAGAACACTTGGGctgaggagatggctcaaaggggtggagtgcatgttttgcatgcaagaacTCTGAGCAGCACCCAGGGCAGCCCCAAGTGCCTCCATGGacagattcacacacacacacacgcacacgcacacacacacaaagaggaaATGACCCCAAAATGGTAAAAGGGAACCAGGTGGTAGAATCATTTCCTTGGAGACCGGCCTACTCTGCCACTAACCCACCAAATCCCCTTTTTGTGCTTTAGACCTATCCCCAAATCCACCCAGACCTGGTGGGTGGTGGTAGTGGAGGGGGCCCTGCACTCTGCACCCTGCATTCAGCTGCCACCGCAGCCTTTGGGAGTGTCTCTTCCTGGAGAAGGAATCACAGGGCTCCTGGAAAACCCCGTCCTGCTTAAGGAGGCCATTCCAGGCCAGGGTGACTCAGGGTCCTAAAGTCATGATGGTGGAAACCTCTGCCTGATGCCAGGTTCCCTGGTGTCCACCAGAGGCCCTGGAGAGAACTGTTTTCAAGTTAGTCTCCAGTTTGCCACATGCCCTTGAGCAAGCTTTCACACTCCACACCAAGcctctgtttcctcatctgtaaagggAAGCTAATATTGATCAGCCCCTAAATCTGCATGGCATAGACAATGCAccaaacttttttgggggggaatgggGGTGCTGGGGAACAGCATATTTTTCTTGCTAATGAAGCCAAGCCAAGATTTAAATGACCTTCCATTCTCCATGCGTCTCATTGCAGGCAGCAGAGCCGCATATCTGAAGGCAGCCAGGGAGAAGCTGCTTAGGGTTTAAAATGTCAAACTCTTGATCCTTCTCACTGGAAGGGAGATGGCTCACAGATAATCCAGAAATGTGAAATAATCCTAAAACTGTTCCTCTCGGGCTCTGGGTGGAAGAAATCAACGGTGTGGGGGCAGGTCACAGCTCAGTGAGCCCCATAATGGAACCACCCGGAGAGGTCTGCCCAGAGGAGGGACTGACTGGGCGGCCAGCCCAGTCCTCACTCTGGagctgctctgcactcagagctgGGAACTGACAGCTTCTCCTCGAACTGATGTATTCGGTTATTCCAGAAACATCTGTCCACTTCTCATTCCTTTGCCAGGCATGGGGCGGGGGGCCACAATGAACACCACAGATGGGATCCTGATCCTCAGGGGGCTTCCGGCTTAGAGGGAGAGAGTGCACAGAGTGACATGAAGCATTGGATAAGCCTGGCCTGAGGCAGGCCTGCATGGAAAGAAGCAGAGAAGCTGTGAGTCAAGATAGAACCTGAAACTCGTACCTCGTGGGAGGTGGGCATCATCTCAACAGTGGGAGACCGTCTGTGCAGAGAGCACTGAAAGGAGGTGCAAGTCCCTATATACAAGTTGTTCTGCTTTGAGGAAAGGAAGCAAACACAAGTACCAAGTGAGGGGGTTAGAGCAGGTAGTATAGTTGATAGGACACTTGCACCctctgtggttccctgagccccaccaggagtgatccctgagcattgccaagtatggtttcagaaccaaaaaaaaaatttatttttggcccacacccatgggcactcagggttacttttggctctgtgcttagaaatcgctcctggaaggcttagaggaccatatgggattggaattgaacccagatctgtcctgggttggcaatgtgcaaggcaaatgcccgaccattgtgctaccactccagccccgataATAATATTATAGTAATTCCAAGTGAGAGGGGACAAAGTGGTTAAGAAGTTCGCTCAAAGGCTCAAGTATGTATCCTGCATGCCTGAGGCCCCAACTTTcgtccctggcaccaaatatacCCTTCAGCTTAGTGCTCCTGAGTGTGGCTCtagtggtccccagcactgcagagctTGAGCAGAACTGACTACATTGCTGAACCATTCAGCCCAGTATTGATAGAACTGGCCTCAagttccctgagtgctgcttgggagACCCaaccgccaaaaaaaaaattctgagtggACAAGAGGTCATGCAGAGAACTAAAAGGGGTTTGGTATTTAAGGAACCACTGAATGTCACAGTGGAACAAGACAAGGTGGAATCTGGTGGGCAACTGCTTGGTTCCAGAGAAGGCAGGATCTTCACCTCTGAAGTCACACTTGCTCCCTCATGTAGGGCTGCCTGTCACAAGGATTGGTTCAGATCACTGGGGAGGAACTTAAGGGAAGAAGACTGAAGGAAGAAGTGTAGCTGAGGGTGCCACCATGCACAGAGGAGCTGGGACAGGACAGTGACCGGATCATTTGCCCAAAGGGCGTAAGCTCTGGGCGCCAGGCACTCCAAAAGCAGTCATTCAACTCCAACTCACGTCTTGCTTCCCTGCCTACCCACCCCAGTGCCAGGAGAGCAAGGAAAAGGGAAAAGCTGGAAGGCTTGCCTGGAGGGATGAGGCCATAGTGGTGAAGCAGCGTTCAAAGCCCACCACCCTCTCTACGCCCCCAGCCTCAGCTGGGGTTCTCTTTCTACCTCTTACCCTGATTCCCCATCCCCCTAATGATACGTGGTTGGACACAGTCTATACACCAACCCTCTCTGAGGCTGACATTCTAAATGGgttttgaggttctgttgtaGAAGCTGCTTTTGAACTCGACCTTGAATAGGCACGATTTGGACACACTGACACGAGGCAGGAGGGGGTTGCTCATTTCAGGCAGAGGCAGCTGTGGGCTGTGGGCAAGGGCAGGTCACGTCCCAGTGTGAAGAAGACAAGGGCCACTCAGAGGAGCCAGAGCAGCAGACGTGGAGTCTAGTCCATGCAAGGTCTGTGGCTGAGGACAGAGGGAAGATGAGGTGGGGGCAACTGGGCCAGACACACCTCATCCCTAGCCCCTTGATGGGGAGCCAAGGCAGTCAAACTGGACCCAGGACTGAAGATCAGTCCTCCTTGACCCCAGAACTAGCCAGGAGAGGAGAAAGGTCCGTATGAGGGCTCCAAGACTCTTAAGTACCCCCTCTCTTTCCTATTCCCACTCAGACCTGGACCCAAGGCCAAAAGAAATGTCACAGGTCCTGCAAGGTTACGCCAGCTGGGGCCTGCTGAGAGCAGGAAGCGGTTTCCAAGGCCACCAGCCAGCCAGGGTCAGCAGGCATGTTCAGACCTGGGCCAGCCCCGGCTGCTCTGGGCTTTGTCTCTTCGTGTCTCGAAATCTCGAGAGGTCACTTGATCTTGCCTCTGGCTCCAAGCAAGAGGCCCTCCTGTCAGGGGTCAGCCAGTCTTGCCCTGCCTCTTCTGGGCTCCTCTCCCCACTCGCAGAGGCCGTCCTCCCTTGGCCTGTCTCTTGTCTCTCCCACAGCCATTTTCAGGCCAGGTCTTCTTGTTCTGCGCTTTCTTTTCCCAGAAATTGAATCTCTCCCCGCACACTCTTTCTCATGCTTCTCTCCCAACTTCCCATATACATGCTTATTTAGCTGGAGGAATGCAGAGGATCTCGGTACAAGGTACAGCTCAGAGCCTGCCTTGTGGGTACCTACAGTCCTTTGTGCAGAGGCTGCTCCCGGCCCTTCCCCAACATGTGGGCTGGTGAGTCATGTCACCTTGCTGGGTCTCCCCTGAGAATTAGCTGTGATTTCCTCAGTGCACCTCGCCCAGGCCCCAACGCATAGCAAATGAATGAGTAAGTGTTTCAGCACAGCCTTGGATTCAAGAGTCTCTGACCCTCTCCTGTTGCATTCAGACCTCTGAAGCATCCCTACCCTCCTGCCTCGGCTAGGAGCTAGTGCTCCTCCTTGAGCAGGAGACTTGGAAGAGCCAGCTCTTCTTTGCCTCCACACTGGGCTGATTACTCCCTGTGGGGCTCA
This window of the Suncus etruscus isolate mSunEtr1 chromosome 6, mSunEtr1.pri.cur, whole genome shotgun sequence genome carries:
- the AHDC1 gene encoding transcription factor Gibbin, coding for MRVKPQGLVVTSSAVCSSPDYLREPKYYPGGPPTPRPLLPTRPPASPPDKAFAHTFSENPRPPPRRDPSTRRLPVLAKGDDPLPPRAARPVSQARCPTPAGDGSSSRRRWDNGRVNLRPVVQLIDIMKDLTRLSQDLQHSGVHLDCGGLRLSRPPAPPPGDLQYSFFSSPSLANSIRSPEERATPHAKSERPGHPLYEPEPEPRASPQPSQGHSPGATAAATGLPPEPEPDGPDYSELADADILSELASLTCPEAQLLEAQSLEPPSPEPEPQLLDPQPRFLDPQALEPLGEALELPPLQPLADPLGLPGLALQALDTLPDSLESQLLDPQALDPLPKLLDVSGRCLEPQQPLGPCPLAEPLRLDLCSPHGPPGPEGHPKYALRRTDRPKILCRRRKAGRGRKADAGPEGRLLALPMSTGLATTLAEPPPPPPPPPPALPGPGPVPELEPESSQTPMVPSRKSKCRGVRRMVVKMAKIPVSLGRRNKTTYKVSSLSSSLSVEGKELGLRVSAEPTPLLKMKNNGRNVVVVFPPGEMPIILKRKRGRPPKNLLLGPGKPKEPTVVAAEAATVAATTLAVPEVKKRRRRKQKLASPQPSYAADANDSKAEYSDVLAKLAFLNRQSQCAGRCSPPRCWTPSEPESVHQAPDTQSISHFLHRVQGFRRRGGKAGGFGGRGGGHAAKAARCSFSDFFEGIGKKKKVVAVAATGIGGPGLTELGHPRKRGRGEVDALTGKPKRKRRSRKNGALFPEQVTGGPGFGEAGVEWPGDKAGGWASHHGHPGGQAGRNCGFQGTETRAFASTGLESGVPGRSSYYGTSAPSGQAELSQERQSLFTGYFRSLLDSDDSSDLLDFALSASRPESRKTSGNYTGPPTSALPTQRGLPTFPSRGAKVSPVAVGSSGAGTEPSFQPVLPTRQTFPPGRAASYGITPATSDCRAAETFPKLVPPPSAVARSPTTHPPASTYPPQYSGYGAGQSVFAPAKPFSGQDCANSKDCSFAYGSGNSLPASPSSAHSAGYAPPPTGGPCLPPSKASFFNSSEGTPFSGSAPTPLRCDSRASTVSPGGYMVPKGTTASATSAASSSSSSFQPSPENCRQFVGASQWPFRQGYGGLDWASEAFSQLYNPGFDCHVSEPNVILDISNYTPQKVKQQTAVSETFSESSSDSTQFNQPVGGGFRRANSEASSSEGQSSLSSLEKLMMDWNEASSAPGYNWNQSVLFQSSSKPGRGRRKKVDLFEASHLGFPSATSATASGYPSKRSTGPRQPRGGRGGGACSAKKERGGAAAKAKFIPKPQPVNPLFQDSPDLGLDYYSGDSSMSPLPSQSRAFGVGERDPCDFMGPYSMNPSTPSDGTFGQGFHCDSPSLGAPELDGKHFPPLAHPPTVFDAGLQKAYSPTCSPTLGFKEELRPPPTKLSACEPLKHGLTGASLGHAAQAHLSCRDLPLGQPHYDSPSCKGTAYWYPPGSAARSPPYEGKVGTGLLADFLGRTEATCLSAPHLASPPATPKADKEPLEMARLPGPPRGPAVATAGYGCPLLSDLTLSPVPRDSLLPLQDTAYRYPGFMPQAHPGLGGGPKSGFLGPMAEPHPEDTFTVTSL